A window from Megalobrama amblycephala isolate DHTTF-2021 linkage group LG9, ASM1881202v1, whole genome shotgun sequence encodes these proteins:
- the LOC125275174 gene encoding heat shock factor-binding protein 1-like protein 1, which yields MAGSESKAAKDLTAMMETTMQQLQNRFQNVSDQIISKMDEMGTRIDDLEKNVADLMTQAGMEDHHKSNDFEKRTSWPKH from the exons ATGGCAGGATCCGAGTCAAAAGCCGCCAAAGATTTGACTGCAATG ATGGAGACGACAATGCAACAACTTCAGAACAGGTTTCAGAACGTATCTGACCAGATCATCtccaaaa TGGATGAGATGGGAACACGTATAGATGACCTGGAGAAGAATGTCGCTGATCTCATGACACAAGCAGGAATGGAAGATCATCATAAATCAAA TGACTTTGAAAAGAGAACAAGCTGGCCAAAGCACTGA